TGCCGGCTTGCGCCCGAGCCCTTATATACCCCAACCTCCCGTTGATAGGTCGGTACACGTCATGCCGTATTACGAGTGTCCGAAGTGCGGCGGGGGCTACGTGATCGATGTTCCGCCGAGCGCGCGCCCCGTCTGCGACCGCGATGGAGCCCGGCTGAAGCGCACGAGCGACGCTTCCTACGAGAAGAACGCTCGCCAAGACTGAGGGCCGCTCGGGCATCGGTGCGATGGAGCGACGGGGGCCGCTGGTCCACCGCGCGGTCCGCTTCGGGTCGCTCGCATTGCTCGTCGCCGGCATCCTCCTCCTGCTTGCGAACATCCTCCCCGCCATCTCCTACTCCGGATTCAGCGCGACCCAGACGCTCCTCCAATCCTTCGGAGATCCCTCCCAGTCTCCGCTCGCGATCGTCTTCGATCTGGTGATCGTCGCGTTCGGGATCTTCCTGATCCTCGGCGCGTGGCTGATCTGGAGCGGCCTCCCGGTGCGGGGCTCACGCACCGTCGGGCTCGTCCTGCTCATGATCGGCGGTCTTTCTGCGGTCCTCCTCGGGGCCTTCCCGGCGAGCTCGCCTCAGAACGTCGCGAACGTCAACGGCGCCGTGACGACTGCGCTCTTCGTCGCTTCGGGCCTGGCCCTTCTGATCCTGACCCTCGCGATGCTTCGGGACCGCCGGTGGGACGGACTGCGGCTGTACACCCTGCTGTCCGGGATCGTGGTGTTGATCTCGTTCTTCCTGTACCACCAGGGATACGTCGGCGCGCTCGGGCCCGGTGGCGCCGAGCGGATCGGCCTGGCGGCGCTGACCCTCTGGCTCTTCGCCATCGGGACCCGCCTCGTTCGGATCCCGGTGTACTCCGCCCGGTTCCGGACATCTACCGCTTTTTGAAGCGCCGCCCGTACCATCTGCGCGCATCGCGCACGATGTCATCGTGGTCGAAGGCGAGCCCGTGCGCCTCCGCGAGGGGCACCCACGCCGCGGTCGACGCATCATCGCCGCCCTTCGGTGCGCCGGATCTCCCCGTCATGAGGAAGGCGACGGTCGTCGTCGAGCCGCGGGGATCGCGGTGCGGCCCGGAGTAGACCCCCACGATCGCTCGGGGGCGTGCTCGGAGCCCGGTCTCCTCGTGGAGCTCCCGGGCCACGGCCGCCTCCACCGTCTCGTCCATCTCCACGAATCCGCCCGGAAGTGCCCACCTTCCGCGGAACGGGGGGCGGCCGCGCTGGACCAAGAGGATGCGGTCTCGATCGATCCAGACCGCATCGACGGTGAGCGCGGGTCCGGGAGGCCGAGCCATGATCGTCGTGTTCTCCCGGCCGGGCGGCCGATTCGCCGACGCTCGCATCGTTATTTGCGCTTCCATGCCTGTCGGAGTCGTTCGGTATGCAGGTCGTTCGAAGCAAGGCGCCCTTGCGGATCAGCTTCGCCGGGGGCGGGACCGACGTCTCCCCGTACCCGGAAGAGAAGGGCGGTGCGGTGCTGAACTGCACCATCGACAAGTTCGCCTACGCTACCCTCGACATCGAACCCGACGGGAAGGGCGAGACCGGGGTCCACTCGCTCGACTACGACATGAAGAGCCGGTACGCCACGCCGGACGACCTCGTCTACAACGGCGAGCTCGATCTCGTCAAGGCCGCGCTCCGGATCCTGCGCCCGAGCGATCCCGCGCGACCGCAGTCGACCGACTCCCTGAACATGTTCCTGCATTCCGACGCCCCCCCCGGGACGGGTCTCGGGAGCTCCTCGACGATGTGCGTCGCGCTCGTGGGCGCGTTCCAGCACTACCTGCGCGAGCCGTGGACCCAGTACGAGGTCGCCGAGATCGCCTACCACATCGAGCGCAACGAGCTCGGCCTGCGCGGCGGACGCCAGGACCAGTACGCGGCGACGTTCGGGGGCTTCAACTTCATGGAGTTCACGAAGGAACGGGCGATCGTCACCCCGCTGAAGATCCACCCGGAGGTTGCGAACGAGCTCGCCTATCGTCTCCTCCTCTGCTACACGGGGACGAGCCATTTCTCCAACGACATCATTCGGGAGCAGCAGCGCGCGTACACCGCCAAGGCCCGAGAGACCGTCGACGCCCTGGATGCGACGAAGAAGCTCGCGATCGACATGAAGAACGAACTGCTCCGTGGGAACATCGACGAGATGGGCCGACTGCTCGACGAGGGGTGGCAGCTGAAGAAGCGGTTCACGTCCGGCATCTCCAATCCGCAGATCGACGGGCTGTACGAGAAGGCCCGCGCGGCGGGCGCGCTCGGAGGGAAGCTCCTAGGCGCCGGAGGGGGCGGCTACCTGCTGTTCTTCTGCGACTTCGTGCGGCGGGCGCAGGTCGCGCGCGCGGTCAACGATGCCGGAGGAAAGGTCGTCGACTTCTCGCTCGAGTATAGCGGCCTCCAATCCTGGACCGTGCGCAACCCGCGCCGAACGGGGACGAACGCGACCTCGGGGATCGAGCGATCCTAGGTCCGCTTGCGGTGCACCGGGCACGGCCGCTTCAGTTTGCAAAAGCGGCACTTCTCCGGGGAGACCGGCGCCGGCATCGCGTGCTGCATGTGACCGTACTTGCGTCGGGGCATCGTTCGGCCGGGCCGAAGAGGGACCGAGATTTCAAGCTAGGGTCCCGGACGGCTCCGGCCCCCCAACCTCTTGTGGGCCGGTGCTGCTGGCCGGGCGTGGAGCATCTCCCGGGACGGGCGACCCCGGACGGGACGCGCGCGTTCCGCGAGCGCGCCCTCGAGCGCCGACAGATCTCCCCCTTGCACTTCCGCGAGGCCGCGCAGAGCCTCACGCTCAGCTCGATCGGGCTCGGTACCTACCTCGGGAATCCCGACCCCGCGACCGACATCGCCGTCACCGACGCGGTCTCGATCGCGTTGACCAGCGGCCGCGTGAACGTCCTCGATACGGCGATCAACTATCGGGGCCAGCGGGCGGAGCGGAGCATCGGCCGCGCGCTGAGCCACCTCGTGGCCACGGGCCCCGTTCGGCGGGAGGAGGTCTTCCTCGCGACCAAGATCGGCTACCTCGCTCCCGACAGCGAGTCCGAGCGGGACCCGCGCAGCTGGGTCCACGAGGAGCTGGTGCAGCCGGGGATCCTGCCGCTCGCGGAGGTCGTCGGCGGAAGCCAATCCCTCGCCCCGTCGTTCCTGCGCGACCAGTTCCGGCGCAGCCGGAACAATCTGCGCGTGGAGGCCGTCGATCTCCTCTATCTGCACAACGCGCCCGACGCCCAGATCCCCGAGGTCGGACTCGAGGAGTTCGAGCGGCGACTGCGCCTTGCCTTCGAAGTTCTCGAGGGATTCCGTGCGGAAGGAACGCTCGGAACGTACGGGCTCGCCACGTGGGATTCCCTGCGGGTCGCCGCGATCGAGCCGGGATTCTTCTCGCTCGAGACCGCCGTGCGCATCGCCCACGAGGCGGGCGGCGAGCACCACGGCTTCCGGTACATCCAGTTCCCGTTCAACCTCGCGATGCCCGAGGCCGCGACGGTCCAGAACCAGCGGGTCGCCGGAGTCCCGATGACCCTGTTCGCGGCCGCGACGGCCCTCGGCGTCGGATGCTTCACGAGCGCGCCCCTCCTCCAGGGCCGGCTCGCGCGCTCGGGCGCGACGGCCGCCGGGCTCCCGCGCGCCGCGACGGCTCTTCAATTCGCGCGTTCCGCACCCGGG
The window above is part of the Thermoplasmata archaeon genome. Proteins encoded here:
- a CDS encoding aldo/keto reductase, whose amino-acid sequence is MEHLPGRATPDGTRAFRERALERRQISPLHFREAAQSLTLSSIGLGTYLGNPDPATDIAVTDAVSIALTSGRVNVLDTAINYRGQRAERSIGRALSHLVATGPVRREEVFLATKIGYLAPDSESERDPRSWVHEELVQPGILPLAEVVGGSQSLAPSFLRDQFRRSRNNLRVEAVDLLYLHNAPDAQIPEVGLEEFERRLRLAFEVLEGFRAEGTLGTYGLATWDSLRVAAIEPGFFSLETAVRIAHEAGGEHHGFRYIQFPFNLAMPEAATVQNQRVAGVPMTLFAAATALGVGCFTSAPLLQGRLARSGATAAGLPRAATALQFARSAPGNTAALVGQKRPEHIAENLELASIPPWDATTFSTLLPSGGRSDALPR
- a CDS encoding NUDIX hydrolase — translated: MRASANRPPGRENTTIMARPPGPALTVDAVWIDRDRILLVQRGRPPFRGRWALPGGFVEMDETVEAAVARELHEETGLRARPRAIVGVYSGPHRDPRGSTTTVAFLMTGRSGAPKGGDDASTAAWVPLAEAHGLAFDHDDIVRDARRWYGRRFKKR
- a CDS encoding DUF998 domain-containing protein — protein: MERRGPLVHRAVRFGSLALLVAGILLLLANILPAISYSGFSATQTLLQSFGDPSQSPLAIVFDLVIVAFGIFLILGAWLIWSGLPVRGSRTVGLVLLMIGGLSAVLLGAFPASSPQNVANVNGAVTTALFVASGLALLILTLAMLRDRRWDGLRLYTLLSGIVVLISFFLYHQGYVGALGPGGAERIGLAALTLWLFAIGTRLVRIPVYSARFRTSTAF
- a CDS encoding GHMP kinase, with protein sequence MQVVRSKAPLRISFAGGGTDVSPYPEEKGGAVLNCTIDKFAYATLDIEPDGKGETGVHSLDYDMKSRYATPDDLVYNGELDLVKAALRILRPSDPARPQSTDSLNMFLHSDAPPGTGLGSSSTMCVALVGAFQHYLREPWTQYEVAEIAYHIERNELGLRGGRQDQYAATFGGFNFMEFTKERAIVTPLKIHPEVANELAYRLLLCYTGTSHFSNDIIREQQRAYTAKARETVDALDATKKLAIDMKNELLRGNIDEMGRLLDEGWQLKKRFTSGISNPQIDGLYEKARAAGALGGKLLGAGGGGYLLFFCDFVRRAQVARAVNDAGGKVVDFSLEYSGLQSWTVRNPRRTGTNATSGIERS